The Scyliorhinus torazame isolate Kashiwa2021f chromosome 29, sScyTor2.1, whole genome shotgun sequence genome includes the window caccccccaccccccgtaacaaaaaaaaagagaaattgcgcagagcaagatatatacatggcaaaatgatatatttacacagctttgtacactgtccctcacccgtacgtgccagtttccccaacccttcatgttatctcttgctcatccaccctcccaaggttgctgctgctgctgaccgaccttcgtctaacgctccgcgagatagtctgggaacggttgccaccgcctgtaaaacccctgcgcagacccgctcaaggcgaacttaatcctctccaactttataaacccagccatatcatttatccaggcctccaggctagggggcttcgcctccttccacattagcaagatccttcgccgggctactagggacgcaaaggccagaatgccggcctctttcgcttcctgcactcccggttcttccactactccaaatattgctagcccccagcttggcttgacccggactttcaccacctgagatattgctcccgccactcctctccagaacccccccagtgccgggcatgaccaaaacatatggacatggttcgccgggctccatgagcaccttccacatctgtcctctaccccaaagaacctactcaacctcgcccccgtcaagtgcgctctgtggatcaccttaaattgtatcaggctgagcctggcacacgaggaggaggaattaaccctacctagggcatcagcccacagaccttcctcgatctcctcccccagctcctcctcccatttacccttcaactcttctaccagcgcttccccctcttctttcaactcctggtgtatttccgacaccttgccctccccgacccatacacccgagatcaccctatcttgaacttcttgtgccgggagcaacaggaattccctcacctgtcgcatcacaaaagccctcacctgcatatatctaaaggcatttcccgggggtaactcaaacttcccctccagtgcccctaggctcgcaaacgtcccatcgatgaacaggtcccccattcgtccaatccccgcccgatgccagctctggaaccccccgtccatcttccccgggacaaaccggtggttacccctgatcggggaccacaccgatgctcccattgcaccccggtgccgtctccactggccccagatccttagcgttgcggccaccaccgggctcgtggtatactttgtcggcgagagcggcagtggtgccgtcaccaacgcccccaggcttgttcctttacaggacgccatctccatcctcttccatgccgccccctctccctccatcacccacttgcggatcatcgccacatttgctgcccagtagtagctcctcaggtttggcagcaccaaccctcctcggtccctactgcgttccaggaaccctctccttactctcggggtcttattcgcccacacaaaccccataatactcctgcctactctcttaaaaaaggcctgagtgatcacgatgggaaggcactgaaacacaaacagaaaccttggaaggaccaccattttggccgactgcactctacccgccagcgagagcggtaacatgtcccatcttttgaaatcctcctccatttgctccacgaaTCTCGTCAGAtttagtttatgtagggtcccccaactcctggctatctggatccccagataccgtaagctcccctccgccctcctcagcggtaggtcccctatccctctttcttggtcccccgcctgtaatacaaagagctcactcttaactacattgagcttatagcccgaaaactccccaaactcccttagagtctgcatgacctccaccatcccctccattggatccgccacgtacagcaacaggtcatccgcatatagcgacacccgatgctcttctccccctcggaccacccccttccatttattagactccctcaatgacatggccaatggttcgatcgccaatgcgaacaacaggggggacagggggcacccctgcctcgtccctcggtacagtcgaaagtactccgacctccgccagttcgtcactacacttgccatcggggctctgtaaaggagcttaacccaattgataaaccctaccccaaacccaaacctgcgcagcacctcccagaggtactcccactctactcggtcacaggccttctccgcgtccatagctgccactatctccgcctctccctcctccgatggcaccattatcacgtttaagaggccccgcacattggtgtttagttgcctgccctttacaaatcccgtctggtcctcgtggattacccccgggacacagtccttgatcctcctggccagtacttttgccagcaactttgcatccacattgaggagtgagatcggcctgtacgatccacattgcagtgggtccttgtcccgctttaggatcaaagaaattgtcgcttccgacattgtcgggggcagggtcccctcctctcttgcctcattaaaggtcctcaccagtagcggggccaacaggtctgcgtacttcctgtagaactccaccgggaatccgtccggtcccgggccttccccgcctgcatgctccccaaacccttgctcagctcctccaacccaattggtgcccccaaaccagccacctcttgctcctccaccctcaggaatctcagctgatctaggaatcgtctcatcccctcttcccccgctgggggctgggatctgtacagctcttcataaaaggccttgaatactttgtttattttcgtcgcactccgaaccgtggctccccttccatcgttgactccccctatttccctcgctgccatcctcttacggagctagtgtgccagcatccgactagccttttccccatactcgtgggtcgccccctgcgctttcctccactgtgcctccgccttccctgtggtcaacaggtcaaactccttctggagccgtcgtctttccccaagtcatctttcctccggggcctctgcgtatctcctgtccactctcaaaatctcccccactaatcgctccctttccataccctctgtcttctccctatgagccctaatggaaattagctctcccctgatcaccaccttcaacgcctcccataccacccccacccacacctccccattttcgttggcctccaagtacctttcgatacaccccctcaccgtcccacacaccacctcatccgctagcagtcccacatccagccgccacaatgggcgttggtccctctcctctcccagctccagttccacccagtgtggggcatggtccgaaacagctatagccgaatactccgtcccctccaccctcgggatgagcgccctacccagaacaaagaaatctaggctttgtgtacatggcagaagaaagaaaattccctggcctgcggccttgcaaaccgccatgggtccactccccccatctgatccaaaattccgcagcattctgaattttacttctttccggtacaacgccgctttggcccggttgaaacccgctctccgctttgcaacctccgtgctccagtccgggtatattcggatctctgcattgttccacttactgctccgctccttcttggcccatctcaggacccactctctgtccgtgaaccggtggaacctcaccaccatcgcccttggcggctcatttgcctggggcttcttcgccagcacccgatgtgccctgtccaactccagcggcctcgaaggggccttcgtgcccatcatcgcctcgagcatcgtgctcgcgtatgccccggcatcagccccctccactccctcagggagacccaggattcgcagattctttctcctcgacctgttctccaggtcttcgagtcttcccgcccacctcttgtgtagcgcctcgttctgctccactctcaccgccaggcccacgagctcgtcctcgttctgactgactcttttctgtacctcctggatcttagcttcgtggaccttctgggtgatcccgagtccttcaattgccgaaagcataggcgccaacatctccttgcgcatctcctcgcgctgctcctcgaagcagcgcttgatgaactcctgcagctcccatttgtccctggccgccgccattttgtttactttccctcgcttctcccgttgctccagtgccgctcctttggccgttacacttctggtccgtttaaaaagtctatggaaactcctgaaaaaggtctgagagtcagttccagacgggagctgccgaatgcgcgacctactcctccatggccgccaccggaagcctcgtccctgcttcttcaatggccttggtagatcttttcacagttgtttcctctgctgcaagaattcacctttgatagagtcaagtcagattgcagcttttagcttgcccttcccccgcctgcatgctgcaagaggcttttgtctaaaccagcagccaaagccaaatcttttactgtctctgccgggtctggcagccaaaagacacaacattcctgggggacactgtcaggggaatgctgcagtcttcttgccacactgggaaatgtcaaacaaatgccgtgggggccctgtaaaagagcccaaaagtccgttccaagcgggagctaccgaatatgcgacctagctctgcatagccgcacccggaactccTGAGACGTGTTTACAGAGTTAGAATTcaatccagtcacaatatgaacggTGGAAAATGTTTGAAGGGTTGAACGGCCCAATCACAGAGTAACCATCCTGATCTTTCCTGTATTCCACAGACCTGATTGGCTCTGAGTATCACACCCAACCCCCTCTCATTGATTAATTGGTGCCTCGATTCATGGCAGATTCCTGATTGGCTATCAGGGATTGTCAATCATCATTGGTGAAGTCATTCCCTGTTTGAATGCAGGATGTCCCAGTGGAATAAATACAAGAGCTTGTGAGGACTGAGGTCCTATTGTTGCTGTTTGACCCTTAACCAGTAAGATGGCTTCCCAAGTGCGTCAGAACTACCACAAGGACTGTGAGGATGCTGTTAACAAGCAGATCAACCTGGAGCTCTATTCCTCCTATGTTTACCTCTCCATGGTGAGTTTTACATTTTTGGGAGTCCTATTTTCAATTTAAGACTGGCTTTGTTGCTTTCTGAGCAGGTAGAGTTTCTCTAGGTTAATGAGTTGTCTTTAGATATATTCCCTCCCCAGACTGAATAGATTGAACACTCCAGGCAGGTGTTTGTCCCTATTTTAGAATTGCTGTTTCTAGTTTGGATCTATAATTAACTCCAGGATTCTGTGAAGTTTCTGGTAGAATGCTTAGTTTGAATGtaccgtgggcagcacgatagcattgtggatagcacaattgctttacagctccagggacccaggttcgattccggcttgggtcactgtctgtgcggagtctgcacatcctccccgtgtgtgcgtgggtttcctccgggtgctccggtctccgcccacagtccaaagatgtgcaggttacgtggattggccatgataaattgcccttggtgttgggtgggttcacttggttatggggatagggtggaggtgttgaccttgggtggtgtgctctttccaagagccggtgcagactctatgggctgaatggcctccttctgcgctgaggAGCAATTAAATGTAATTGGCTGGCTGATGTACTGAATTTCAAGGATTTTCAATTTTCCATCATTAGTGTGAGAAAGGATGTAATTCATTGTGGTCAACAAACTTCAATCCAAACAGCATTATTActtgcacagtggttaccactgctgcctcattggcAGGAACCCTCTGGTGACCCactgtgggtttactctgggtcaggtttcctcccaccatccacagGGATGGGTTTCAACATACTGAGGAAAAGCATTGATAAAGCAATTTCGTTTTCAATAAAAACCAAAACTCTGGACCCCTAATTGGAGGCCAGTATTGAGGTCCAGGAAGGGTGAGGTGAATCTGATAGCTGGGGGTCTGACCTGCCCCTTTTCCACTGTCTCTACCTGCAGTCCTCTTACTTTGACCGGGATGATGTTGCCCTGCGTCACTTTGCTGAGTTCTTCAAGGAGCAGTCACATGAGGAACGCGAACACGCTGAGAAACTGATGCAATTCCAGAATAAACGTGGAGGCCGCATCATCCTGGAGGATGTCAAGGTTGGAATTTAACAGCCTTCTGTGGTGATGCAATTTAAGTGTCTCTTTTTTTTGTACTTTCAAATCTTGCTGCTCCACCCTCTAGAATGTGAGCAGCAGTAAAATGGAGTGTGTGACGACAGATAAAAGATGATTTCACCTTTGAGGCACTTGAACAAGTGAATACTGAGGATCAATAAATGGGTGCTCCAAAAAGTATTGATTCAACCATTGTGGGGCTGAACTAGGAACAGTGTGGAAAATGTGGGCTCTCGCTATGACTCATTGATCAAGTCAGGACTTCACAAGACATTGACTTAGCAGGAATGGAGTTTCTTTAGCTCTGCCAAGCCAATGGACTGATCTACTGCCAGCAATGGAAACATAAACAATAAAGGCTGGAGTAGGCattcggccttcgagcctgctctgccattcattaccatGGTGGCTGATCATCCTGCCTTTctttctttagccccaagagctagtgGTCTCCAATGTTCCCTTCTATGATTTAAACCCACATTACACAACATTCTTAGTGCAGCACAAAAAAgacctttctctctttcccctttcagaaaccagagcaggatgagtggagcaacggtctggaggcaatgcagagagctctgcagatggagaagaatgtgaaccagagtctgctggatctgcacaaactctcctctgggAACACCGACCCTCATGTGAGTTGAATTTTGTTTCCTTATCCAGTGATGTTGGAATCTGTAGTCATTTGCAGAATTATTTTGCGTTTCCCATTGCTGGGTTTGACTAAATTCCATTCGGAGGCATCAATGTTTCTTTTCACTCCCCAGGAGAATGGGTGAATTGCCACTTTTGTGGGTAATTCTGGCTAAATCTGCCCATCACACCCATGTGCATCAGATTTACCATCTTGAGGAGGTGGGGGGAAGAATTTTCATCTGGGGAAGATCCACACTAATTTCTCTTCTGTCCTGTTTCAGCTTTGTGACTTCCTGGAGACTCACTACTTGGATGAACAAGTGAAGATGATCAAGAAGCTCGGAGATCACATCACCAACCTGAAGAGACTGGGAGCCCCTGAGAATGGCACGGGAGAGTACCTGTTTGACAAGCTCACCCTGGATTGACTGACTTTAATCCTTTTGCAGTGAAGAGTGATCCAACTTGTGTGTGTAGTTTCATTTTTGTGCTAAATTTCTGTTCTGCCATGTTGCTGCATTTGAAAATAAATGTCACTGAGCAGATTGTTTCCCTGTGTAATTCTGCAGCTGACATGATTGGTTCACAAAGATTTCTAGCTGCCTAACAGGGCTAATACAACTTTATTCTTTATCCCCAAGAGGGGCTGTAATGGAGAGGGggtagagtatctgaaacagctgtaCAAGGAGCAGTTCAGACAACATCTGGAATGTCCAGTTTTGCAAAGTCGCTCTGCCTGTTAATCACTGGGGTGGGAGGTGTGCACAGTTGATcaagccctgcacccccccccccccccctattccaaTGGtcccataatctttattgtcacaaataggtttcatTAAcaccaatgaaattactgtgacgtCTTTTAAAACACATTCTCCCAGACTGCTCTTAGTCCTTGAAAATGACCCGTTTACTGTGAATAAATGTCCATGGCAGCTATTTACACCCAGTCTggccctacatgtgacaccagacccacagcaatgtggttgacccataACTGCTCCTCCGAAATGGCCGAGAAAGCCACGGGCAACAAGTATTGGCCTTGCAAGCAGCAACCACGGCCCACAAATTAATAAGCCTAGACAAAAGTAGACTTGGAAGTTTTGAGACAAGGGGGAAATCATTGGTGGCTACAGCTCTTAGAACCACTTCACGGctttgccagagacctgccacttttgtggcctggtggagaccgtggagcacgtTTCTGTTGTCTGTcccaggctgcactccctttttggtttcttgacagtgttgttgaggttttctttgcacttcagccccacacctCATCTATGGACATCTGGTGCGGAGGGGGgccgggaaggcggaggacctcctcgcaaggcacgatcaatttggctggagactaagttgaattcaaactctggttttattagtatcagatgtctggcctcctacagcagctgatgaaatggctgcgagctgaacgccacgcatatttataacccggctcctgggcggtgcgagcatgcaggggtccaggtgaacctgtagtgcaggttctaccgtacaatccttaatataggaacactgtggtttaccacattcaccccctgttaaaattgagtctggcgggggtggtggataattatatacaattcgcaatatttaatatttacagcacagtgaaaaaaatgtctctggtcatccggtgggccgttcagaggttcagccggtccggagccttgatcgtcgtctgggatcgacgaagtggagccggcgatgttggtgctgtcgtggtcgaagttgactccgggagcgtgccaaaatcttcttcatcaacagggatgggcagggggaggacgaacAGTCCCAAGGGGGTGCTGGGGGCggcgggggatgggagggtggcgccgggggtgttgtgggggtggaatctgctggtgccaggtccctgagggagacggtatcctggcggtcgtcggggaacgacacgtaggcgtactgtgggtttgcgtggagcaggtgcaccctttccaccaacggatccgccttgtggagccgcacatgtttatggagaatcacggttcccggagctgtgagccaagttgggagcgataccccggatgtggacttcctggggaaggcaaaaagatgttcgtgCGGTGTACTgtgagtagcagtgcagagtaatgagcgaatggaatgtcgtgcatcagggaggacctcttgccagcgggagggcaggagatttctggaccatagggccagctcgacggccctcagtactgtcccattctccctttctacctgtccgtttacccgggggttgtagctcgtcgttctgctggaggcgatacccctgctgagcaggaactggcggagctaatcactcatgaatgaggatcccctgtcactgtggatgtaggcggggaagccgaacagagtgaagatagaatgaagggctttaatgacggtggcagacgtcatgtcggggcatgggatggcgaagggaaaacgggagtattcatcgatcacactgaggaaatacgtgtgtcggtcggaggaggggagggggcctttgaaatccacactgaggcattcaaaggggcgggaggccttcaccaggtgcgcacggtccggccggtagaagtgcagtttgcactccgcccagacctggcagtcgttggtgatcatccttacttcctcgacggggtAGGGCAAAtatcgtgccttaatgaagtggtacaaccgagtgacccctgggtgacaaaggctgtcgtgcagggtccggagtcggtctacctgtgcgctggcacatgtacctcgggatagggcgtctgggggcttgttgagtttgccagggcgatacttaatctcgtagttataggtggagaactcgattctccaccgcaagattttgtcattattcatcttgccccgctgcgtgttgttgaacatgaaggctaccgactgttggtcagtgaggagagtgaacctcctgccggccaggtagtgcctccaatgtcgcacagcctcaacgacagcctgggcctccttttcgacggatgagtgctgaatttcggaggcatggagggtgcgggaaaagaatgccacgggcctgcctgcctggttgagagtggcggcaagggcgacgtccgacgcgtcgctttctacttggaaaggaagtgtttcgtctacagcgtgcatt containing:
- the LOC140403784 gene encoding ferritin heavy chain, oocyte isoform-like, with translation MASQVRQNYHKDCEDAVNKQINLELYSSYVYLSMSSYFDRDDVALRHFAEFFKEQSHEEREHAEKLMQFQNKRGGRIILEDVKKPEQDEWSNGLEAMQRALQMEKNVNQSLLDLHKLSSGNTDPHLCDFLETHYLDEQVKMIKKLGDHITNLKRLGAPENGTGEYLFDKLTLD